The genomic segment ACCGCCAGGATATAGAAGCTGGCCATGACCCCGATGGCCTTTGCCACCCCGATTATATCGGCCATCGCGCCGACCGCCATGGGGCCAAAGGTCGAACCGATGCGGGCAATGCCCATGTAAGCGATGCCCATCCCCGTTGCCCGCAGCCAGGTCGGCCACAGCTCGGAACCGTACA from the Peptococcaceae bacterium genome contains:
- a CDS encoding MFS transporter, with the protein product YGSELWPTWLRATGMGIAYMGIARIGSTFGPMAVGAMADIIGVAKAIGVMASFYILAVILIWAIGYETKGKSLEELDKI